The following proteins come from a genomic window of Montipora capricornis isolate CH-2021 chromosome 9, ASM3666992v2, whole genome shotgun sequence:
- the LOC138015253 gene encoding arylamine N-acetyltransferase, pineal gland isozyme NAT-3-like, whose amino-acid sequence MVRDHSRYCFIAFQMVEKLTAEEASDYLTRIHYTGPIETTIDTLSELQRCHMSAVPFENLSVYGKERITLSKDWLFDKVVRRHRGGFCYELNTLYSLLLDYFGFSFKKHSASVYGGKAGIIGPPLGHHFLMVNIQDDKWMTDVAFGDGYLMPLRFNAFGEHQEKPSGIYRVRKDEDYYFYEEKIKIKVDECDREEMPKEKYTSPGDPLWAIRYGFDLTQRKTEDFKERLEYHQTDAKSPFTHDRICTIAKPWGRLTLTGNRLTSTTYLGNNRVKKEAVEIVGGEEEVVKELEQKFGVRKEACFYPEGSMFYGYKGKSYPTSVKLSGAGKYWPRCILD is encoded by the coding sequence ATGGTGCGTGACCATTCCCGATATTGTTTCATCGCTTTCCAAATGGTTGAAAAACTTACTGCGGAAGAAGCAAGTGATTACTTGACTCGCATCCATTATACTGGGCCGATAGAAACTACCATCGATACCTTGTCAGAACTACAGCGCTGCCATATGTCAGCAGTGCCATTTGAAAACCTGAGCGTGTATGGAAAGGAGAGAATAACACTTTCAAAGGATTGGCTGTTTGACAAGGTTGTTCGTCGACATCGCGGAGGATTTTGCTATGAGCTCAATACTTTGTATTCCCTTCTTCTCGATTATTTTGGCTTCAGCTTCAAGAAACATTCTGCATCAGTTTATGGCGGGAAGGCCGGAATAATCGGTCCACCGCTTGGTCATCATTTTCTCATGGTGAATATTCAAGACGATAAATGGATGACAGATGTGGCTTTCGGCGATGGTTACTTGATGCCTCTTCGCTTTAACGCTTTTGGCGAACATCAGGAGAAGCCAAGTGGAATTTATCGAGTTCGAAAAGATGAAGACTACTATTTCTACGAAGAAAAGATTAAAATAAAAGTTGATGAATGTGACCGAGAAGAAATGCCGAAAGAGAAGTACACAAGCCCTGGCGATCCGTTATGGGCTATAAGATATGGGTTTGACCTCACTCAAAGAAAGACGGAAGACTTCAAGGAGAGGTTAGAGTATCATCAAACAGATGCCAAGTCACCATTTACCCACGATCGGATATGCACTATCGCAAAACCCTGGGGAAGGCTTACTCTGACCGGAAATAGACTCACTTCTACAACATATCTTGGAAACAACAGAGTCAAGAAAGAAGCTGTCGAAATCGTAGGAGGGGAGGAAGAGGTAGTGAAAGAACTTGAGCAGAAATTTGGAGTAAGAAAAGAAGCTTGTTTCTATCCCGAAGGCTCCATGTTTTATGGTTACAAAGGGAAATCTTACCCGACGAGTGTGAAGCTTTCCGGTGCCGGAAAATATTGGCCGAGATGTATCCTAGACTAA
- the LOC138016932 gene encoding uncharacterized protein, whose amino-acid sequence MVNIQDVEWMTDVAFGDAYLMPLRFNAFGEHQEKPSGIYRVRKDENYYFYEEKIKTNVDECDREEMPKEKYTSPGDPLWAIRYGFDLTQRKTEDFKERLEYHQTDAKSPFTHDRICTIAKPWGRLTLTGNKLISTTYLGNNRVKKEAVEIVGGEEEVVKELEQKFGVRKEACYYPEGSMFHGTKGNFTRRV is encoded by the coding sequence ATGGTGAATATTCAAGATGTCGAATGGATGACAGATGTGGCTTTCGGCGATGCTTACTTGATGCCTCTTCGTTTTAACGCCTTTGGCGAACATCAGGAGAAGCCAAGTGGAATTTATCGAGTTCGAAAagatgaaaactactatttctACGAagaaaagattaaaacaaacGTTGATGAATGTGACCGAGAAGAAATGCCGAAAGAGAAGTACACAAGCCCTGGCGATCCGTTATGGGCCATAAGATATGGGTTTGACCTCACTCAAAGAAAGACGGAAGACTTCAAGGAGAGGTTAGAGTATCATCAAACAGATGCCAAGTCACCATTTACCCACGATCGGATATGCACTATCGCAAAACCCTGGGGAAGGCTTACTCTGACCGGAAATAAACTCATTTCTACAACATATCTTGGAAACAACAGAGTCAAGAAAGAAGCTGTCGAAATCGTAGGAGGGGAGGAAGAGGTAGTGAAAGAACTTGAGCAGAAATTTGGAGTAAGAAAAGAAGCTTGTTACTACCCCGAAGGCTCCATGTTTCATGGTACAAAGGGAAATTTTACCCGACGAGTGTGA
- the LOC138016874 gene encoding adenosine receptor A1-like: METNHTKQVGANGNQTLLSTCFAVVLILTFLFNVTSNLLVLLILSRNQRLRTRTNFFIANLCVVDLAAGILLIPASIDSLFIQTETRRTSYKLFCQFFGFVNSFYGVASSLAVAVIALDRYHSILNCLRYETIVTQRRTVFVITWTWLQAIVVSICPILGWGHFSLNPNQLCSRCIRDNQGFILLKTVTCVLFPYLITVFCYTRIHIVARRHAKTIVSIKVRDATNKTKGVNLSASKKTIMVYVVLGVYTICWIPLYTLNVLILFYPVAKIPDELLLIATLLTLLNSACNPIMYALITSQFRNGLKRVYRRIRRSIFAGDVRQLNPNGPRGDSRSSWTFTRSSARRIMANQEQNALPRPKLVLDSSRACAIIREESSMIAGFPDKVRDLTTPVYPLTLQVPTQETYKSKLTKIVPAQAKTVKKNGWVEN, from the coding sequence ATGGAAACAAATCATACAAAACAAGTTGGGGCTAATGGAAACCAGACATTGCTTTCAACATGTTTTGCCGTTGTGTTGAttttaacgtttttatttaacgTGACTTCAAACTTGTTGGTGTTGCTCATCTTATCTCGCAACCAACGCCTTCGTACGCGCACAAACTTTTTCATTGCAAACTTGTGCGTTGTGGATTTAGCCGCCGGCATTCTGTTAATACCCGCATCCATTGATTCGCTTTTCATTCAGACAGAAACGCGACGAACGAGCTACAAGttgttttgccaattttttgGATTCGTTAACTCATTTTATGGGGTGGCCTCTTCTCTCGCTGTAGCGGTAATCGCATTGGACCGATACCACAGTATCCTTAACTGCCTACGATATGAAACAATCGTAACGCAACGAAGAACAGTATTTGTTATTACATGGACGTGGCTTCAAGCAATTGTGGTCTCTATATGTCCCATTCTTGGTTGGGGACATTTCTCGCTTAACCCAAATCAACTCTGCTCAAGATGTATAAGGGATAACCAAGGgtttattttgttgaaaactgTAACCTGCGTTCTTTTTCCGTACTTGATCACCGTCTTCTGTTACACTAGAATACATATTGTGGCAAGGAGACATGCTAAAACTATTGTAAGCATTAAAGTTCGAGATGCAACAAACAAAACCAAAGGCGTTAATTTATCAGCTTCAAAGAAAACGATCATGGTATACGTTGTATTAGGGGTGTATACTATTTGTTGGATTCCTTTATATACTTTGAATGTTTTAATACTCTTCTATCCTGTAGCAAAAATCCCCGATGAACTGTTATTAATTGCTACTTTATTAACTCTTCTTAATTCCGCTTGTAACCCTATAATGTATGCATTGATAACAAGTCAGTTTCGCAACGGTTTAAAACGAGTTTATCGTCGAATACGAAGGAGTATTTTCGCTGGGGATGTGAGGCAACTCAATCCAAACGGACCCAGAGGGGATTCAAGAAGCTCCTGGACTTTTACAAGATCAAGTGCTAGAAGGATAATGGCTAATCAAGAACAAAACGCTTTGCCGAGACCAAAGCTGGTTTTGGACTCAAGTCGTGCGTGTGCTATCATAAGGGAGGAAAGCTCTATGATTGCCGGGTTTCCAGATAAAGTTCGAGATCTTACTACGCCCGTTTATCCGTTGACGTTACAAGTTCCGACCCAAGAAACATATAAAAGCAAGCTAACTAAAATTGTCCCCGCTCAGGCAAAAACTGTCAAGAAAAATGGATGGGTTGAAAATTAA